The Syngnathoides biaculeatus isolate LvHL_M chromosome 16, ASM1980259v1, whole genome shotgun sequence DNA segment CGTCCGTGATTTACAACCACAGCAGCGGGAAGATGAGCGGCATTTACGGAGCATTTAACCACCCCGAAAACGGACAGGTGCCGTTGATTTTCACAAGATGTATAACGCCCGGACGcacacccttaaaaaaaaaaatgtcgagagaatatacaatttaaaaataaatacaaattaatgcTGTCAAAcgggaaataaaaatgtcattatggccacccccacaaaaatataaacacaaaaaacacacacctaTTATTAAGTTTTGTTAATATTATTAAGTAAAATAGCTATATctgaatattttatattaaagATCTATGAAATGGTGGGAAAAGTACACATTTTGGAAATCTGCTGAAGTAATTTAACAGATGTCCAgaattttgtgaatattttgaagTTGGATCAATTTCATTCAGTTGAAAAAGGTGTATCGTgttataataatgataaatattgtgcaaaaatatggGTGAATACGGAAAGCACGGTGCGTCAGGCGGTAAagagttgacctcacagttctgaggtcccgggttcgaagccggacccgcctgtgtggagtttgcatgttctcccccgtgcccgcgtgggttttctccgggcgctccggtttcctcccacatccccaaaacatgcgacattcattggacactctaaattgcccctaggtgtgattgtgagtgtgactgttgtttgtctcgacgtgccctgcgattggctggcgaccagttcagggtgtaccccgcctcctgcccgttgacggctgggataggctccggcactccccgcgacccttgtgaggataagcggtgaagaaaatggatggacggatgaatatCTCCTGATAAAGTCCTTCATTGTCAATAGTTGCCCGGCCCAATTTCTCATCTGGTTCCGATGCTCCCGTCCCCCCACAGGCGAGACCTTCTCCGAGAATTACAGCCACACCGAGGAGTGCCGAGCGTGCACCCAGTGCACGGGCCTGATGCGGATGGAGACCCCGTGCACCGACTCCAACGACGCCGTCTGCGTGTGCCACTACAACTTCTACTTCGACGCGCTGTCGGGGCGCTGCGAGCCGTGCACGGTGTGCCCGGCCGGCGAAGGCGTGTACGCCCACTGCGAGCACGAACACGACACAGTGTGCGAGGAATGCGTGGACTTCACCTTCTCGGACCGCGACAGCTCGCTGGACCCCTGCCTGCCGTGCACCATCTGCGACGACGAGACCGAGATCCAACTGGCCCACTGCACGCCCGTTAGCGACACGGTCTGCCACAGTAAGTATCCCTGCGTTGACCTCTTGCGGTTCTAGACCTAAACCTAAAGATTAGAACAGTCTACATTGCAAGAAGCATCTGATCCAGGAGTCATTCCTCAGTTTTCTGCAGTTTCAAGTCCTTCTCTCGGCAACAGGAGAAGCTGGCAGTGATTCCATCCGAGAGAAATATGATCTTTTTGAGGTTTAGTCAGCATTTGGGGCCAGCCGGAGGGTCTTTAGAGACCCTTATGAATACGTCACAAAGCCGGTGTTAAATTCCAAGGGCTCGCAGGGTGAATTACGGCCTCTCGTTCTCGTCACGGCTCGAACAGCAGAACCAAGAGGCAAAtgcagaactgcgaggcaaacCCCAAACCTTTGACGGTGAGGAGTCTTGCAtccactgcgattggctggcaaccagttcagggtgtctgcttgttgacagctgggataggctccagcactccccgcgaccgttgtgaggatatgcggctaagaaaatggatggatggagtatcgCATCCATGTTTGCACATTACactaaaacaacattttcttcaGAAATAGGATGATGAAATGCGATATGGCGGGAGGATGGGGGTCAGGAGTCTACAGCTGATTTAGGGCGAGATCCCGGCGCGTGGGAACACCAAggaatggtcgccagtcaatcacagggcacgcatagacaaccactcacactcacaccgtactcgacttcaacagggatgagaatgaccaatttggaaaaacaaaaaaaaatgtctgcctttgagGGGGGTTCAAAGGGGGTTGTTTGGACACGAGAATcattaaatggtgacctctggttacttctaacagtgtaaatacagggcaatcataatattttgaaaacttgaaatatgagcccaaacaaccaaaataattttgccaaacttcagagaCAAAAATGCAGACTGAgcgaaatttatatcaaataggctactgcggttacaagttatacttctgaaataagtacacaatatatatatatatatatatatatatatatatatgtatatgagagagagatcataaaatataaaagtgagcgataaaatacgtgatctacagggccagtgcgaCAGATATGTCTAATTCTATTAGCAGTTGTcaattactgtatataatatttgagaaatttacatttatgtttcccggtttggatatgctcctggatatttttggctcctcggcttccataattgatcatatcggaacacagagtgcacagaactttgccgggaacgtccactttttgtacgtgTTCGGTTGGACGTGTTGATACCGTTTTGGTTCcgatctgcacggttacactttttttcaagctacgcccatctgaaacagttttttttaccccgtgtttttttatcaatttccctggcacgatcttcatcttttcgctccaagactttcgccatactgacaaacgtgcagaccgctcgataccatatgcgtacgtatgtctataagttataactacgccgtagtaaacagaatgcttctctatgaaatgttaacataaagcaaaaatacagacaaaataccgccaaaatgctgccggaaattgGAATGTtcttattataaacaccaaagatgttgatgatgatgaagatgttggcggccggtcttgatcacagcctcccCTCGTGTCAAggcccccctaaaaaaaatttttctcaACGAATCTACAAGTTTCCCACCAATGACATTTTAAGCTGCTTCAACGATCCTAATCAAAACAAGAGATTTGATCCCAGAACCTTTTGACTGCTAGGCAAATTCAAAATGGTACAGTTGGTAAGAATCCTGGATAACTGGCATTTTCTCTTTCTAGTCAGCGCTCAAGCAGCAGCATGTCGGACCAGCTGGAGGGTCTTTTAGAAGCCATTTTCTAACATTACGCTTTGACCAGACGTGCTAAACCACTTAGCGCACCGCGCTGCCCGGTCGCTCATCAATTCACCCATTGTGGATGacctaaaaaaagacattgaacTAATTTACGAGCCGCCATTTCGGACACAAAGCACTCCCTAATGAGTTACAGggagcagaaaaaaatacaaaataaaaatcaaagttcCCAAACTTTCCCAGACATGGTTTTTAATCAAGACCTCTTTGCTATTTCATCATCGCAGCGTCTCTGAACTTCACGTTTGAATCGATGCCCCGCAGGCCAGACTTCATTTACAACTTCCAgtcttgttgttgttcatcgtgGGAGAGCAACACATTCAAGTGTTCTCTCATCTTTGACCTTTCGCGCTAAAGCGTTTCCACTTCCTGCCATTTGAAGATCCGACTTGACAGAAGCCGACTTCAACGCGGATATTAAAAACTAATGAGGAGACATCATTAAAATAGTTTTTCTTTGCAGTTTCCCAATCTTCGGGATGAAATACTTGGACATTTCCACGTTACATGGGAAAATAGCCTAAACACAATTAAGAACATGTCAGAAATctaataaaaatattgtttactTAGATGAGGCTTAAAGGTGTGCAATATGAAATATGGTTTTGTTGTTGCAGTAGACACACGAACGGCAACATTTTGCATCTATTGGAGGGTCTTCTGGAACCTTTATGAACATGTCActaattcaatttcaaatgattACATAATTAGAATTAATTCTAATTATAAAACTGTAACAAGGTTTAAGGACATGTAGTATCAATACGATTTTCtcactttttcatttattgctgTAGTTAGAACTCCGTCCATctatccgtccgtccatccgtccgtccgtccatccatccatccatccatccgtccgtccatccatccatccatccatccatccatccatccatccatccatcttcttcgccacttatccacaggaggatcacggggagtgctggagcctatcccagctgtcagcgggcaggaggcggggaacaccctgaactggtcgccagccaatcgcagggcaccttgagacaaacagccaaaatcacactttggggcaatttcgagtgtccaattaatgttgcatgttttggggatgtgggaggaaaccggcgtgccgaGAGGAAatgcacacaggcacagggagaacacgcaaactccacacaggcggggccgagatcgaacccgggtcctcagaactgtgaggcaacgctttaccagctgaaccaccgtgccgcctggttaGAACTTGAGCGGCAGTATTCTGGTCTCTAGAGACAATCACAAATTTTCTTACAAAATACACGCAGTATGAAATACGATCTTCTAGTTCGAGTCGGCACTCAAGCAGCAGTATTTTCGACCTGTTGGGGGGGTTTTAGTTACACACACTTTCACTGGATGAAACTCATTAcatcatattttattattatttttttttaaacaccttaAAAACACAACGTGCTCAGACCCTAAACGAAAACGTTTGTCTGTGACAAACCACACGATTCACACGTCAACAAAAAGCCCACCAGGCAGGCTTTAAAGACCTGTCATGAATACGGCAGTCCACCATCGTCCGCCAATGACCAGAAAATATGGAAATAGTGTCATTTAGGAGATTAATTAAGATTTCGGGAGTGAGTGGTCTCCCATCCAGCAGGTGCTGCGCGTACCCCCCCGACTTTCCCCTTCATTTCACTTTCGCCTCTCTTGGCCGGTGCCCATTGAGCATCCTCAGCTAATTAAGAACCTGGACAGCAGCTGGTCTGTTCATCAACACTCCCTTCCTCTGTCCACCATCCTTCCTCTGGAAAGGAAGCTGGGATGCGGCGAACGAGGCGTCGCCGCCACAGAGGGGCGAGTGTTCTcgaggggttggggggtggggatgggggggttaGGATAAAGATGTCATTGTGCGGCCCGATGAGGAGCTCCACACAGGACCTTCCCTGGTCCACGCCCTGACGATAAATTGGTCTCGCTGGGCAGTTTCGCAATCAGGCAAACGCCCAATGAATAGATGAACTCGCATTGCGGGCCCACTGAGATGTGCGGTCAGGTCCGCTTCAGTAAAGTTCGACAAGAATAAATTGGACCAGCATTTACTTGGGCTCTAGGGGGGAATATGGGCCCTTTGGTCCCCATAAAATCGGTGACAGAGTTGGTCTTCAATGCAAAAAGTATGTCAGATTTGCTTCTGATTGGTgtggttggactctgccaaggcttcTCTTCGTCAGAGAACCAGAATTTCTGTTGAAGGGTTCCGGGTTTGTGGCCTCAATTTTAcacctcagtttttttttttgcctatgaTGTTGTTCTTCATCAACAACTCTCATTAGattgagaatcagcacctccaagcCTGAGtccatggtcctcagtctgaaaaggggccctgctaaaaaaattctATCGAAATTCTATAGATATCTATACAATTCTagagaatttgtacagaacaacttgttctgtagaacgtttgctgtgattttctatagaattttctacagaacaaaaatgtttctcaagaaattctatagaacttgggtcctaaagttctatagttctttagaaaagttctatagaaaatttttaccAGCGGGGGTGACGGACATTCTCTGGGTCGGGGGATGAATAGCgagcgagaatctcaacatcttcatttctgcgacctactgttctgcttcctgttgtttctttagtgccaccatctctcatccgtacatcaccggccggcctcactactgttttataaactttgcccttcatcctagcggagactcttccgtcacatagatcaccagacaccttccgccaactgttccaccccgcttggacccgtttcttcacttccttaccacactcaccattgctctgtattgttgaccccaagtatttgaagtcctccaccctcgccatctcttctccctggagcttcactcttccccctccgcccctttcattctgttttacttcggctaatcttcgttcctctcctttccagtgcgtggctccatctttccaattgttcctctgcctgctccctgctttcactgcatatcgcaatatcatctgcggacatcacgctccaaggggattccagtctaacctcatctgtcagcctatccattactaccgcaaacaagaaggggctcagcgcggatccctgatgcactcccacctccaccttaaattcttctgacacacctcaccgctgttctgctgccgtcatacatgtcctgtactattctaacatatttctccgccacaccggacttgcacatgcagtaccacagttcctctcttggtactctgtcataggctttctctcggtcaatgaaaaaacattgtagctccttctgaccttctctgttcttttccacgagcatcctcaaggcaaataatgcatctgtggtactctttctaggcatgaaaccatgctgttgctcgcagatacttacttctgtcctgagtctatccACAACTATATTCGATTACTACCTTGGTCACATAAATAAAACTTCTTAAGCCAAGGCATCATTGTAGCGCCGAGCTGCACACATGCAGAAAGACATGAACAGCGATGATTGTTAACACACCTTCACTTTATCCCATTTGCCGGCTTGTGTTACTCCGCTAATAGCATTAGCCGGCCGCGCATTAGCAGGATGATGCACGGGCCGAGCGCCGGAAACCTGACGAGGCGCGGCGAAAAGGTCACGAAACGGACGcctctctctgtttttttttccctcccccccgGCCAATCAATAGCTTTAAATAGACGCGCGCGTGAGGCCTTGCTGTCTGCAAAAGATATTTTCTACCCGTTCTGTAAAGCGATCTGGCAGCCAGGCTAGAATGCCCTGTCATCAACCATCAGCGAGCGGCATCGTTTCATTGGTTGATATACAGTACCGAGCCGGCCGCTGCTCGTAGGCGCCCCCGGCAGGCAAGCCGGAGGTGGCGTTTCGTGCGGAGACAATGCAGCAAATCTTTTCCACAAGTGGAAACAGAAGAGAAGACAGATGATAAGTTTGGGACCACATCAGAGGGCGCGCACATTGCGATGCGTCGTTTGCGTGCTCGCCAAATTACACACAAGGAAAACGCGCACAAACCAGCAAACTCACAGCTCCTTGGACGAGACGGAACAGGGAAATGATAAAGCTTTTTGAAAGTAATAAATATCTTCCCACTGTCAGTCATATTTACATAAAAGTAGTTTGTGTTTGgaagcacagtggctcagctggaaagcgttggcctcacacttctgaggtcctgggttcaatctcggacccgcctgtgtggagtttgcaaatccgtgcctgtgtgggttttctccggccactccggtttcttcccacatctcaaaaacatgcaacattaaatggacactcgaaattgccccaaggtgtgattgtgagtgcggctgtttgtctcgatgtgccctgcgattggctagcaaccagttcagggtgtaccctgcttcctgctcgttggtagctgggatagattccagcactccccgcaagacttgtgaggataaacggccaagaaaataaatggatggtcTGTGTTCTCTATTAAAAACTACAATAAAGGTCATTTAATTAGAATACTGTATTTATGAGCTAACACGTTTGGCCATGCAATACAAAACTGACCGTTTCcataaaacaaatttttcaCCCCACGAACTAATGAACTCAAttaactgtcatgaaatggatgattttgagtatgttattaatgaaaaaacatcagccaatatgggcccatgcgttttttcaccacaaaacatgattttgaggtatacagctttttgtaactcccgccatgaaaatcctctcgagggatttgttttcgagaagaagcaggaagtgacgtaaagggcagcggcgcccccaagtggactcgtttgtttccattagttttacctccgggaaggtagcccgttgttccttcgagttagccaaaatgccggctcgttgcattgctggacattgcttaaacactcgggaggatggatttagccgtcataagtttgcaagagacccggtttgttgtgaaaaatggattgcacgggtgcagaggacgagagctttgcgGGTTCCAaaaacaggtaggcagtaatgcggcccggctcgacggtgttcaacaagtactgcggcggctttgaacatcccccgaaaagcagcacggctcggctccattatatgccaccacggcgccgaaaatcagccacgaGGTGCCGCGTCAGGCTTTGgggatgggggcggctctgaagaacccacccgagaatgcctcactcggCCGCGTGTGCGCATAAAGCGCATCGGCTCAACTGTGTTGCtccgtactgcggcgtctgtgagcacccccctaaagcaggacggctcggctctgtcataagccacatcggccggctcatccgcgatggctcatctctggcgcggaagtgcaaaaaaaaaaagtgcaattacTTTTTAAACCTCATCTTAGTGATGTTGTGAATGGAAGAACTAAAACTGTCTTCATGTTAAATTAACTAGTATTTTTCCTTAATCGTGTTGTGACTAAGCTTGACCAAGTTGCAAAGAAACTAACGTACAGACTTGCTCCTTAGAGGCGGTGATGATCATTTTTAATAGCGGAAGTACGGatatacaaacattttttgattaatcACTTTCTTCAAAATGGCGAATTCACCCATTTTGGGAACCTCACAGGTTGAGTTCTCGAAAAACTCCAAACCGGAAGATGTAAACCTCCTGGGATAAGCAAGAGGAAATTgggatttcaatttgttttgtgttttctgtaaTCGATccaagccacaaaaaaaaaaaaccccaaaaaacccaacaacatgTCACATCATTAAAGCGTAGTGTGAGCGTTGCCGCTTTTGGCTTTGAAGAAATCTTGGGAGATTTCACAGGGTTAATCCTTCCTGCTCCGCCTCGGAGCTAATGAGgagcagtccccccccccaccccgacccccaccaaccaccaccaccacccgccCCCGTCATCAATCCTCCTTCTCTCCAACCGCTCTCCAAGTAGAGGGTTCTGGCAGACCAGAGCCCTGAGGGGCAAGGAATCAGGAACAGGCCTGACAGCTTCACCGCACTGGACTTTAATGGCGAACGCCCGGAGTGCACATTGTGCTCCGGGAACATGAAAACTACGACCAATTATTAGTTGCGAAAAAAGGGAAGGCGGGAACCAGACATTCCCTCGTCCTCCTCAAGCCACCCACCCCTATCATGATCTATGGATCCATACGGTCCTGATCCAGgctacaatttttttgtgggggttggGGAGGGGCTAAGAGGGACCACTGAGAAACACTTTCTCTGTGCAACATCACAAGCAGAGCTCAAAAACAGCTGCGACAAAAATGTGctgggaggagaaaaaaaaaaaagcgacttcATCGAAGAACACTTTGATTGCGGCCATTATTTAGCAGACAGACACTTGTTGGCGGGCTGAATTTGCTGCTCTGCTGTTTccttggggagaaaaaaaaaaaaacgctttgcTGTCTCACAGTTCcataaagaataataaagtCTGCTTGGAACAGTTCGAGTCGGGTAAATTAAGTTTGTTTGCTGGTCAGAATGACATGAGGGCtgtatttttgtcataaatCTAGTGTAACGCCGCTGGTTAGAGCTGCGTATCTAAAATTAAAGTAATCCTATGAACAGTTTTTTTAGTATTAAAACTGACAAACTTTAGTTATTACTCAAAACCAAGTTAAtcatatgtttgtttttttaaagccccactgacatcccgacatacattctaaaatagatattgaaatgaaaaatacatattattcacttcattgtctttacgaaaaaaaataaatatgagcggagagcgtgtcatccatgcgcaaagttgcggaagtctcacttgacatccaagtggtcgccatgttgcctgcaacgtcatcagcaggtGTTACACGTAGtaaacacgtagtggcaactTCCTaagggacacggaagctcttttcgaagaagagaacatctcacaatcgagtgaagtgaccgaggcaatattaccctatcgtttcaagcaatttttagatgatatgcggatcacttccaactaacaacagactctcaGGCAggatgtatgagccagcccggccgaagccgtgctcgaaGGGCACATGAACACATTTAGAACCCCTGACTTaagtacgcggatcttttgttacgttatgagaggattacacccccccccccacaactattgttatttttttagtagctctatatacacttacctgtcatttggaacccacaaagctctcgtccgttgcacctgtggaatccatttttcacgacgaaccgggtcttttggaaaagtatgaaatgaatttatcctcccgagtgttcgcacaatatccagcaatacaacgagcaggcattttggctaacatgaaggaacaaagatcTGCCTTCCAGCAAGTAAAACTAGCATAAGCAAACAAGACCGCCTGAGTGTGCTCCTGCggacaacgtcacttcctgcttcttccccaaaacaaatccctcgagacgattttcatgtcgggagttacaaaaagccatgtacgtcaaaatcatgtgtggtgaaaaaaacggatgggtccattccggctgcgtttttttttttaattaaaaacatactaaaaatcatgcttttcgtgtcagtggggctttaagagGAAACGTGCAAAATCTTTTGAATGCAAAAAGtaattttgtaaattttgtgtgtgctgtttttatAATATATGCCATCTGACGAATAGTAGTATATTATGTAAAACTGCTTTCTTGAATGTGAAACTAAGACTAATAAAAGTTGTTGGCACCGTCCCACTTATCCCTAAcgtaaaaaaaatctccattaaAAATCTGTTCGCTTCCCTGGCTCAGATCCCCTGCTGCCCACCTACTTCCCATCCATCTCCTCCGAGACGGAACCGACGTCGCCCGCGTTCACCAACTACTTCCTCCCGGACGGCTCCGAGGGCCCGTGGCCGGGCGGCGAGACCACCACGCCCAGCGCCGGCTCGCCGCGCTTCCTGGGCCACGGTCTCAACGAGAACCTCATCCCCATCTACTGCTCCGTCCTGGCCGCCGTGGTGGTGGGCCTGGTGGCCTACATTGCCTTCAAGAGGTCAGTTGCGTACCCAGACAAAAGGCACGAGAAAAGTAAATTTTCAAAAGGAGAGGGTTTCAAACTACGATTCGTAAACAACGCAAGGGTTTCAAGACAATGTCGAGGTTTCAAGTCAGGGATTTTCAAGGGTTTAGGATATTCAATTAAGGTTTTAAATGTGCCGTACGCTTTCAAATGAGATTTCTTTAAGTCTTCTGTGAAATTTTACATTTGCAGTTTCAAACTCGGGTTCTCAGCCAGGGTTGGGCTTCAGATTACAGGTTCAAGCCGTAGTTACAAGGAcagaacagcaaaacaaaacaaagtgcgACATACAAGATGAAAATGGTGGTTTTAGGGTGAATCATGTGTCCTTGGGCTGCAGGGTCTGACCTACTAATACTATAAACcttttcacaacaaaaacactCAGCGCAAAATGCATTATggaggtcacacacacacacacacacacaaacacacacacacacacatgcgcacgcacacagcCCCTTTACACACAttgattattttgaaaagtgccAACCGGGGGAAACTCAAGTGCCACTTTTATACGGCTGAGGTGGGGCTAAGGGCGGTGCGGGGGGAGCTACCCACACAATCACGCAAACATGCGCACGTACATTGCATCTATTCCTCAAGAGGGAAGGGGGGGATCGTTTACATATTTACTAGCAGGGAAATCAAATGTTTGGGTGTTAATTTGACAGCAGAGCGCTCGTAAAGAGAAGCACATGGCACGCAAGCGCACGCCcgctttttgctgtttttccagCGTAAACATGCGAAAGCAAAGACAAACGGCTTCGGGCAAACGTGGCGCAGCACGTTATCATCGCATGTAAACGACATGATTGTTGCTAGAATAACAAAATCAACTACAGAACGTCCTGTTTTATTTAACAACGAAACCAGATAGTGGGGGGCGGGGGATGTCATCATGGTTGCCATGGAGACTGTAACTAGTGGAAGCAGGTATTTAAACAGATCGTTACCAGTTTTGTACTTTTGTAGTCATATAGAGTGGAACCTTGTTTCACAAACTCCCCAGTTCACCAACGACAGCAACTTTTTTCTACAAATATTCCTGCGGGGCGGGCGGGCCGTTTTCCAGCTCAGAATTAGGCTTCCAAAATGGGCTTTCAAGTAGTATGACTTGTGACTGAACGGCTCCATGTCAGAATCCCGCCTAGACGCGGCGCTAGGGTAATGCCGCGGCGCCCCGGCTGGGCCTGGGTGGGCAGGGGGTGTGGCGGCACCCGCTCGAGACCGGGACGGGGTGCGCCCGGACGATGGGCGCCCCCTCTCCGACCTTCGCACCGCATGTCC contains these protein-coding regions:
- the ngfra gene encoding tumor necrosis factor receptor superfamily member 16; amino-acid sequence: MSSSGSIVLTGKRNLGFETSVTMGRLCGVSPNSLSHSTCVSREKQFVVASAASKSERAVQLPCESGQYTKDGECCHECPPGEGVVRPCGAKQTVCAQCLDSETFSENYSHTEECRACTQCTGLMRMETPCTDSNDAVCVCHYNFYFDALSGRCEPCTVCPAGEGVYAHCEHEHDTVCEECVDFTFSDRDSSLDPCLPCTICDDETEIQLAHCTPVSDTVCHNPLLPTYFPSISSETEPTSPAFTNYFLPDGSEGPWPGGETTTPSAGSPRFLGHGLNENLIPIYCSVLAAVVVGLVAYIAFKRWNSCKQNKQAANNRAAAAAAAATNNQTVTPEGEKLHSDSGISVDSQSLQEQQQQQQAQADIQAQPPWSHAQEQIAVVSVDDGPELVTPPPKV